The Algoriphagus sanaruensis genome window below encodes:
- a CDS encoding S9 family peptidase produces the protein MKPPIAIQKPQELEIHGHKRIDPFYWMNDRENPEVIQYLEEENNYLKEVMRPTESLQDKLFEEMKGRIKEDDQSVPYFKSGYYWYVRYQTGDEYPIYCRKKSSLESPEEIILDVNQLAKGKSYYQVGTTTTSPDQTILAFAADEIGRRIYTIFFKNLETGEILKDKIAHVTGNCVWAADNQTLFYSKQDEETLRSFQIYSHKLGEDPASDRLIFEEKDEEFSCVVHKTKSEKFILIHSESTISSEIRFISADQPTAEFEVLQPRVPHLEYAADHFGEFFYIRTNHQAQNFKLVKAPISSPSLNFWEDVIGHRANVLLEDFDLFSDFLVTQERTNGLTQIQIKPWNEEGHTLHFEEETYTAWISTNPEFHTKTLRFGYNSMTTPSSIFDYDMVSKNKTPLKQQEVVGGYDPLEYYSERIWAKAKDGVSIPVSLVYKKSLFEKNGQNPFLLYAYGSYGYSMDAYFSSSRLSLLDRGFVFAIAHIRGGEDLGRHWYEDGKLLNKENTFSDFIACAEHVISSNYTTAEHLYAMGGSAGGLLMGTVINWKPELFHGVIANVPFVDVVTTMLDESIPLTTGEFQEWGNPKEEEYYHYMLSYSPYDNIEAKNYPNLLITSGLHDSQVQYWEPTKWAAKLRLLKTDQNLLLLHTNMEAGHGGASGRFNSLKELALEYAFLLYLEKITS, from the coding sequence ATGAAGCCACCGATTGCAATCCAAAAACCACAAGAACTCGAAATCCATGGTCACAAACGGATTGACCCATTTTATTGGATGAATGATCGAGAAAACCCAGAAGTCATTCAATATTTAGAGGAAGAAAATAACTACCTCAAAGAAGTAATGAGGCCAACCGAAAGTCTTCAAGATAAACTTTTTGAGGAAATGAAAGGGCGGATTAAAGAGGATGATCAGAGTGTTCCCTATTTCAAATCAGGATATTACTGGTATGTCAGGTACCAGACGGGCGACGAATATCCTATTTACTGTAGAAAAAAATCGTCCCTTGAATCTCCGGAGGAAATCATATTGGATGTCAATCAGCTTGCAAAAGGTAAATCATACTATCAAGTAGGGACAACCACCACTTCTCCTGATCAAACTATTCTTGCTTTTGCGGCAGATGAAATTGGTCGAAGAATCTATACGATCTTCTTCAAAAACCTTGAAACTGGAGAAATCCTAAAAGATAAAATCGCTCATGTGACTGGTAATTGTGTTTGGGCCGCAGACAACCAAACTCTTTTTTATTCCAAACAAGATGAGGAAACGCTAAGATCATTTCAGATTTACAGTCATAAACTAGGAGAAGATCCGGCTTCTGACCGATTGATTTTTGAAGAAAAAGATGAAGAATTCAGCTGTGTGGTTCACAAAACCAAATCTGAAAAATTCATCTTAATTCATTCAGAAAGCACCATTTCTTCAGAAATCCGTTTCATTTCTGCTGATCAACCTACTGCCGAATTTGAAGTTCTTCAGCCAAGAGTACCCCATTTAGAATATGCAGCAGATCATTTCGGAGAGTTTTTCTATATCCGAACCAACCATCAGGCACAAAACTTCAAATTAGTAAAAGCTCCAATCAGCTCCCCTTCCTTGAATTTTTGGGAGGATGTCATAGGACATCGAGCTAATGTCTTATTGGAAGACTTTGATCTTTTTTCTGATTTTTTGGTCACCCAAGAACGAACCAATGGCTTAACCCAGATTCAAATCAAGCCTTGGAATGAGGAAGGACATACCCTTCATTTTGAGGAAGAAACCTATACCGCTTGGATCAGCACCAATCCCGAATTCCACACCAAAACCTTACGTTTTGGATATAATTCGATGACAACACCAAGTTCGATTTTTGACTATGATATGGTTTCCAAGAATAAAACCCCACTCAAGCAACAAGAGGTGGTAGGTGGATATGATCCATTAGAGTATTATTCTGAGCGCATTTGGGCCAAAGCAAAAGACGGAGTTTCAATTCCGGTTTCCCTGGTATATAAGAAATCCCTATTTGAAAAAAATGGACAAAACCCTTTCCTACTTTATGCTTATGGGTCTTATGGCTATAGCATGGACGCCTATTTTTCCTCAAGCCGATTAAGCTTATTAGACAGAGGCTTTGTCTTTGCAATCGCTCACATCAGAGGAGGAGAAGATCTTGGAAGACATTGGTATGAAGATGGGAAACTCCTGAATAAGGAAAATACGTTCTCTGATTTTATCGCTTGTGCCGAACACGTTATCAGCTCAAATTATACGACAGCAGAACACCTTTACGCGATGGGAGGAAGTGCAGGTGGCCTTTTGATGGGTACTGTTATCAATTGGAAACCAGAGCTATTCCATGGGGTGATTGCGAATGTTCCTTTTGTAGATGTGGTTACAACCATGCTGGATGAAAGTATTCCATTAACCACCGGAGAATTTCAAGAGTGGGGCAATCCAAAAGAGGAGGAATATTATCATTACATGCTTTCCTATTCGCCATATGATAATATTGAAGCCAAAAACTATCCTAACCTGTTGATTACCTCAGGACTTCATGATTCTCAAGTTCAATATTGGGAACCTACCAAATGGGCTGCAAAACTAAGGTTACTGAAAACCGATCAAAACCTTCTCCTACTTCACACCAATATGGAAGCAGGACATGGAGGTGCTTCAGGTCGCTTTAATTCTTTGAAAGAACTTGCATTGGAATATGCGTTCCTTCTTTACTTAGAGAAAATAACCAGCTAA
- the pfkA gene encoding 6-phosphofructokinase, with protein sequence METKNIKKIGVLTSGGDAPGMNAAIRAAVRAGFYYGLEMYGIYRGYEGMIQNDIKKLDSKNITHVLERGGTFLKSARSEEFRTPEGRKKAYENLKSHGIDALVVIGGDGSLTGAHLFYQEYGIPAVGLPGTIDNDLSGTDLTIGFDTACNTAIEAIDKIRDTATSHDRLFFVEVMGRDAGFIAINAGVGSAAAAILIPERKTPIETLVEKLKTRTKAKKSSNIVIVAEGGKSGSAQEIADKVAKYLPYYDIKVTILGHLQRGGAPTCFDRLLASKLGVAAVEGLMQGKYDVMAGLINNKVVYTPIVKAIVGDKEIDEEDLRVANILST encoded by the coding sequence ATGGAAACTAAGAATATTAAAAAAATTGGTGTTTTGACCTCAGGCGGAGATGCCCCGGGAATGAATGCTGCCATCCGTGCTGCTGTTAGGGCCGGATTTTATTACGGATTAGAAATGTATGGAATCTACCGAGGATATGAAGGTATGATTCAAAATGATATTAAAAAGCTAGATTCAAAGAACATTACCCATGTCCTTGAGCGGGGTGGTACGTTTCTCAAATCAGCAAGATCAGAGGAATTTAGAACCCCAGAAGGCAGAAAAAAGGCCTATGAAAATCTCAAAAGTCATGGGATTGATGCCTTGGTTGTTATTGGTGGTGATGGTTCCTTGACCGGTGCTCATTTATTCTATCAAGAATATGGAATCCCTGCGGTAGGATTGCCAGGAACCATCGATAATGATCTTTCTGGAACTGACCTAACCATCGGATTTGATACAGCCTGCAATACTGCGATCGAAGCCATCGATAAAATCCGAGATACAGCTACTTCTCATGATCGACTGTTTTTTGTGGAAGTGATGGGTCGAGATGCAGGTTTTATTGCAATCAATGCCGGTGTAGGAAGTGCTGCAGCCGCGATTTTGATTCCAGAACGAAAAACTCCAATCGAAACATTGGTTGAAAAACTCAAAACAAGAACCAAAGCAAAAAAATCTTCCAACATTGTCATTGTTGCTGAAGGCGGAAAAAGCGGTTCTGCTCAAGAAATCGCAGATAAAGTAGCCAAGTATCTTCCTTACTATGACATCAAAGTAACCATCCTTGGACACTTACAGCGAGGCGGTGCTCCAACATGCTTTGATCGTCTTTTAGCATCCAAACTTGGAGTGGCTGCTGTCGAAGGTTTAATGCAAGGCAAATATGATGTCATGGCTGGGTTGATCAACAACAAAGTGGTTTACACTCCAATTGTCAAAGCAATCGTTGGGGATAAAGAAATTGATGAAGAAGATTTGAGAGTGGCAAATATCCTTTCCA
- a CDS encoding methylglyoxal synthase, translating into MKIALIAHDGKKADMVHFLSGFRESLHRGDIELVATGTTGSHIEKAGFQVERLLSGPLGGDAQIAALAAEKKLAAVIFFRDPLDKHPHEPDVQMLMRICDVHNIPLATNPASAELMFKALTQTYGN; encoded by the coding sequence ATGAAAATCGCCCTTATTGCGCATGATGGTAAGAAAGCCGACATGGTTCACTTTTTAAGTGGCTTTCGAGAATCCCTTCATCGCGGAGATATAGAGCTTGTGGCCACAGGGACCACAGGGTCACATATTGAAAAAGCAGGATTTCAGGTAGAACGCTTATTATCAGGTCCATTGGGAGGAGATGCTCAAATCGCAGCTCTTGCCGCGGAAAAAAAGCTTGCTGCCGTCATCTTTTTCAGGGACCCTTTGGACAAGCATCCACATGAGCCTGATGTACAGATGCTCATGAGAATCTGTGATGTGCATAACATTCCTTTGGCCACCAATCCAGCTTCCGCTGAGCTCATGTTTAAAGCCTTAACCCAAACCTATGGAAACTAA